The following is a genomic window from Clostridium fungisolvens.
TCAAGGGAACAGCTAGTAGATAAAGCTTTCGGCATTGATTATGAGGGTTTTGATAGAACAATAGATACTTATATTAAAAATATCCGTCAAAAAATTGAAGACAATCATAAAGATCCTAAATATATCACAACTATTTATGGCATGGGATATAAATTTATTCCAAACTCAAATGAGGTGAAATAATGAAAATATCCTTAAGGAAAAAATTATCTATCGCTATCCTAATAGCAATTTTAGGCTCAATTGCTTTAACAAGTTTTATATCAAATTATACAGTAAATAAAAAGTTTAAAGAATATCTAATTGATGAACATAAATCTAAAGAGAATGATGTAATAAAACTAATTGAAGACTTATATGCTAAACAAAACAGTTTCACAAATACAGATAAAGATGAAATTCAAAGATATGCAGAGCTGCAAAAACTATATATTGAAGTAAGAGATCTCAATAATACTACCTTATACTCTTCAGGTAATGATTATTTACAACAAAAAAATGGTATGGGAAATATGATGATGGGTTCTATGATGAGGAACTTTTCCGGAATGAACTTAGGTCAATATACAGAAGATAAATATCCTTTATCTATTAATAGCAAAAATGTTGGTACTATTATTATTGGATATTTTGGAACATCGTATCTATCTTCAGGTTCTGTTACCTTTATGAGCACCTTAAATCATTCTTTTTTATTATCCGCTGTTATAGCTTTAATTTTTGGATTATTAATCAGTATAATAATTTCAAAAGGCATTTCAAAGCCCATTATCAACATAACTAAAACAGCAAATACCATGAGAACTGGTAATCTTGAGGTCAGATCCTTAGTTAACACTACCACTAAGGAAATAGATGAGCTTTCTAATTCTATAAATTACCTAGCTGAAACTTTAAATGATCAAGAAATGCTTAGAAAAAGAATGACCTCAGATATTGCACATGAACTAAGAACTCCTTTAACAACTCTCAAAACTCATATCGAGGCATTTATAGACGGTATATGGGAACCAACTACAGAAAGATTCGAATCTTTTTATGAAGAAATAGAAAGGCTAACTAAGCTTGTAGATAATCTTCGTAACTTAGCTAAACTAGAGCAAACAGACCTTAATTTAAATAAAAGTACAGTAAATATATCTAATGAATTAGAAAAAATAATAGACTCTTTTAAGCCTCTTTATATAAAAGAAAATTATGAACTAAAAGGGATAATTACACAAGATATAATTACCATGCTTGATAAAGATAAATTCAAGCAAATAATAACTAACCTACTTTCAAATTCCTATAGATATTTAAAAGAAAACGGCAGAGTTGCTGTAACTTTAAATAAAGAAAACCAAAATATAATTATCAAGGTTATTGATACTGGAATCGGTATTCCTGAAAAAGATTTACCCTATATTTTTGAACGATTTTATAGAAGTGATATATCTCGTAATGCAAACACCGGTGGCTCAGGTATAGGACTTACTATAACCAAAGCTCTTGTAGAAGCTCATGGGGGAAAAATATCTGTCCAAAGTAAAGAAAATGAAGGAACTACATTTACTATCTATCTTCCAGCTTAAGTTTTTTTATAACTACTATCTTATCAGTCAACTTCTGTTTGATAGATGCTACAGTGCTTATTCCATGACCCTTAATAATTGTATGAAGATATTTACTCTAGAATATCACAAGTAAGTATGACTTACAGTAAATTAGACATCAGTAGTCACAAGTAACCACTTCAGTACAGGTTAAAAGATAAATGAATGATTCTAATTAAGACGCTATTATAATATAAGAATAAAAAGCTCCTAATTGAGGAAAATAACATTATATTGCTTCAATATAGGAGATAACAAACTTATGTATACATTAATTAGAGTAATAATGAGCATAATATGGATTTCTCTTGCTTATAAATTTGCAGATTGGAAAAATTGGAAAATATACTATCCGACCTTACTTTTCTATGGCATGGGAGATTTAATTTATAATGTGGCCTTTAAAGATAACCTCTTATGGAAATTTGAAGTAGATTATTTAGTACCATCTATAAATGGATTATTTATTTACTTTGCAATATTTGTACCCATTATTTTGTTGTACTTATCTAAATTCCCAAAACAGTTTATTTATCAAGTTGGATATATACTGCTTTGGATAGGAATTTTTACATCAATAGAATTATTTACGACATCAATAGGTATGCAGAAGAATTATAATAATTGGAATATATGGTGGTCTGTACTTCACAATGTAATTATGTTCCCGATTATAATATTACATCACAAGAAACACTATGTCCTATCTTGGAGTACGGCTTTAATCTTTCTTGTGTTTATAATGAATATTTTTAAAGTGCCCATTTTCTTGAGCAAATGATGTATAATCATTATTCTATATTTAATTGGGGATTTTCTTAAATTACGAGAAAAGTCCGGCAAATAAACTTGCTGGACTTTTTAATATAACATAATATACATGTGCATTATGTTATAAGAATTATTTTTTATAAGTCTTTATAAAATTTCTCTTGATAAAATTTATGATCCGTCTTTATACTTTACCTATTGTTTTTCATCATAGAATTGTGCATATTAACCATATTATTTCTATCTACAGAACGCATCATCTGCCCCATATTCTTAAAGCCATTTTGCTCCATTAAATCAGTCATCTTCTTATATTGCTCATCAGTAAGATTATTCATCAATGTACTCATTGCATTATAATCCTTACTTTCCATAGCCTTTGCAGCATCCTCAAACCCATTACTTCTCATTAAATCTATCATTTTGTTATAATTTTCACTTCTATTTGTAGTATTCTGATACATCATAGAACCCCTAGTCCCAGATTTAGTTGTATTATCATTTCCCTTTGCATAAACAACAGTCATTGCTCCAATAGTTAATATAGCAGTAATCATAATAACCAATACTTTTTTCTTCATTTTAATCTCCTCCTCATTTACTTACTTTTTACTATGAGTACATAGTAAACCATAATTGTGGGGGAATTATGAGTTTGGCCTAAAGCTTAATGCCTCATCTTTTGATTTTTAGTCATTTCACTAAACACTCCACAAAAAATTTTATTATTATTTTCCCAAACTTTTTCACTACAGCATATATACTAATTGAAAGCTGAAGACACAAGGCTTTAAGCTTCAAAAC
Proteins encoded in this region:
- a CDS encoding HAMP domain-containing sensor histidine kinase; this translates as MKISLRKKLSIAILIAILGSIALTSFISNYTVNKKFKEYLIDEHKSKENDVIKLIEDLYAKQNSFTNTDKDEIQRYAELQKLYIEVRDLNNTTLYSSGNDYLQQKNGMGNMMMGSMMRNFSGMNLGQYTEDKYPLSINSKNVGTIIIGYFGTSYLSSGSVTFMSTLNHSFLLSAVIALIFGLLISIIISKGISKPIINITKTANTMRTGNLEVRSLVNTTTKEIDELSNSINYLAETLNDQEMLRKRMTSDIAHELRTPLTTLKTHIEAFIDGIWEPTTERFESFYEEIERLTKLVDNLRNLAKLEQTDLNLNKSTVNISNELEKIIDSFKPLYIKENYELKGIITQDIITMLDKDKFKQIITNLLSNSYRYLKENGRVAVTLNKENQNIIIKVIDTGIGIPEKDLPYIFERFYRSDISRNANTGGSGIGLTITKALVEAHGGKISVQSKENEGTTFTIYLPA
- a CDS encoding CBO0543 family protein, which codes for MSIIWISLAYKFADWKNWKIYYPTLLFYGMGDLIYNVAFKDNLLWKFEVDYLVPSINGLFIYFAIFVPIILLYLSKFPKQFIYQVGYILLWIGIFTSIELFTTSIGMQKNYNNWNIWWSVLHNVIMFPIIILHHKKHYVLSWSTALIFLVFIMNIFKVPIFLSK